AAAGTCCCGTCCAGTTTTTTCAGGATGGAGGACAGGGGGATTCCCTCCATGTAGCGACTGAGCCACCAGGCTAGCCCTAGATAGGGGACAAACCAGTGGCTCCACTTTCGGTGGTGCTTCATCCACTTTTTACCGTAGACCACCCTCTCTATCCGGTCGGGAAACAGTGCCCCGGCGGAGGCGAGTGCGGCGGGGACGGCCTTTCCTGTAGCGCCGTAGACCAGGGCAAAGGACATTATGGCGTGGCTGACTCCCATCAAGGTCGATCTCTCCTCTCTAAAAATAAGCGTATCAAGAGGATATCCTACCACAGGGTTCCTTATCCACCTAAATGGGCTTAAAATGGATCCAGAAAAACCATCTAAAGGGGGAGTGGACATGAAGTATCGTGTCATGCCGGGAACTGGGGAAGAGCTTTCGGCGCTGGGCTTCGGCTGTATGAGGCTACCGACAGGGGAGAACGGAACGGTGGACGTAGCGGAGGCCACAAGGATAATAAGGGCAGGGATAGACGGAGGGATAAACTACGTCGACACCGCCTGGCCCTATCACGGAGGGGACGGGGAGCTATTCGTCGCCGAGGCCTTAAAAGGGGGCTACAGGAAGAAGGTAAAGCTGGCGACCAAGCTACCCTGCTGGCTCACCGAGAGCCACGACGATTTTGACGGCTTTCTGAACCAGCAGCTGGATCGCCTTGAGACCGATTCCATAGACTATTACCTGCTCCACGCCCTCAACCAGGGGAGGTGGGACCACGTCACCGCCCTTAACGTGTTCTCCTTTCTGGACAGGGCCAAGAGATCCGGCAAGGTGAAGAACGTGGGATTCTCCTTCCACGACGGACCGGACCTGTTCAGCACCGTCCTTGGAGCTTACGACTGGGACTTCTGCCAGATACAGTACAACTTCATAGACCAAAACTACCAGGCGGGAAGGGCGGGGCTTAAGGAAGCCTACGACAGGGGCGTAGGGGTTGTCGTCATGGAGCCTCTGAGAGGCGGAGCCCTGGTCCAGTCGGTCCCCGAGGAGGTCAAGGGCCTGTTGGAGAGAGAGGCTCCTGGGAGACCCTCCGCCGAATGGGGCCTTAGATGGATATGGGACCAGAAGGAGGTCTCGGTGGTCCTGAGCGGCATGAGCTCAATGGAGCAGG
The uncultured Dethiosulfovibrio sp. genome window above contains:
- a CDS encoding metal-dependent hydrolase is translated as MGVSHAIMSFALVYGATGKAVPAALASAGALFPDRIERVVYGKKWMKHHRKWSHWFVPYLGLAWWLSRYMEGIPLSSILKKLDGTLYLSLDVPTVELALGFVFFWLVVGCLLHILEDGFFGPIPVLIPWRRHRLVYQLFKTGGMAERIISRLALISAVVLRYVDGTGSVVG
- a CDS encoding aldo/keto reductase; translation: MKYRVMPGTGEELSALGFGCMRLPTGENGTVDVAEATRIIRAGIDGGINYVDTAWPYHGGDGELFVAEALKGGYRKKVKLATKLPCWLTESHDDFDGFLNQQLDRLETDSIDYYLLHALNQGRWDHVTALNVFSFLDRAKRSGKVKNVGFSFHDGPDLFSTVLGAYDWDFCQIQYNFIDQNYQAGRAGLKEAYDRGVGVVVMEPLRGGALVQSVPEEVKGLLEREAPGRPSAEWGLRWIWDQKEVSVVLSGMSSMEQVEQNLLAAENGQPDNLTDRERETMEKVARIYMDRMAVNCTGCRYCMPCPAGVKIPECFAQFNKVTMLDDLAGAKQFYTAFTKDGGKASQCVDCGQCETACPQNIPIRKALKEVVATLE